Proteins encoded by one window of Salvia splendens isolate huo1 chromosome 7, SspV2, whole genome shotgun sequence:
- the LOC121810611 gene encoding uncharacterized protein LOC121810611, translated as MDQVQKKAEEDKAKAAAKVADINKDWDVKKSLSEASTSGTKTKENAQPSGPLEQSQQATENESASDQLVRHNGIIMPFQPKKKLNLEEQFRQFLNMFCKCHINLPLVDALQEIPRYAKLLREAVMKKQKLQKSDLKLPLHCSEIIQKQRTVKQRDPDQFIIRCSIGNGKVDKALCDLGASINIMPLEYYEKLNIGPLKSTDVCLRMSDNTATKTVGVIEDVLVKVDDFIFPADFFVLDMKVDKKVHLILGRNFLATCKVLIDVSRGEITISDHGGKSTYYIESAMLKDEETRRAKKEDECRVVVMTDMSKPYWPLEGEDLSNPSIFIVNTLPQAPKKSKPMLTKAPLQEKPKKNKKKTPPLVDLEIYVIKTGNGKFKWWKKVTNKLVPFAVAETKSVGTKASKGILTMRDNS; from the coding sequence ATGGATCAAGTCCAAAAGAAGGCAGAAGAGGATAAAGCTAAGGCTGCTGCCAAGGTTGCCGATATCAACAAGGATTGGGATGTAAAGAAGTCACTGTCCGAAGCCAGTACCTCGGGCACAAAAACCAAGGAGAATGCGCagcccagcgggccgctggaaCAAAGTCAGCAGGCCACTGAGAACGAGTCAGCATCTGATCAGCTTGTGCGACACAATGGAATCATCATGCCCTTCCAACCCAAAAAGAAACTCAATCTTGAAGAGCAATTTCGACAGTTCTTGAATATGTTCTGTAAATGTCATATTAACCTCCCTCTCGTTGATGCATTGCAGGAAATACCTAGGTATGCCAAGCTCTTGAGAGAGGCGGTGATGAAGAAGCAAAAGCTCCAGAAATCTGATCTAAAGCTACCTCTTCACTGTAGTGAAATCATCCAAAAACAAAGGACTGTCAAGCAGAGGGATCCTGACCAATTCATCATTCGCTGTTCCATTGGGAATGGTAAGGTAGACAAGGCTCTTTGTGATCTTGGAGCTAGCATCAACATAATGCCTTTGGAGTACTACGAGAAGCTCAACATTGGGCCACTCAAATCCACAGATGTTTGCTTAAGGATGTCTGACAATACTGCAACAAAGACGGTAGGGGTAATTGAGGATGTATTGGTAAAGGTTGATGATTTTATATTCCCCGCCGATTTCTTTGTTTTAGACATGAAAGTTGACAAAAAAGTTCATCTAATCTTAGGCAGAAACTTTTTAGCCACGTGCAAAGTTCTTATTGATGTAAGTAGAGGAGAAATCACAATAAGTGACCATGGAGGAAAGTCAACTTACTACATCGAGAGTGCAATGCTAAAAGATGAAGAGACGAGGAGAGCAAAGAAAGAAGATGAATGCAGGGTGGTCGTGATGACTGACATGTCGAAGCCTTATTGGCCACTAGAAGGGGAAGATCTTTCTAACCCTTCTATTTTCATTGTTAATACTTTACCTCAAGCTCCTAAAAAGAGCAAGCCTATGTTAACTAAGGCTCCCTTGCAGGAAAAACCCAAGAAAAATAAGAAGAAGACTCCACCTCTAGTCGACCTTGAAATCTATGTCATCAAAACCGGCAATGGGAAATTCAAATGGTGGAAGAAAGTTACCAACAAGTTGGTCCCATTCGCTGTGGCCGAGACTAAGAGTGTTGGTACAAAGGCATCCAAAGGAATCCTAACGATGAGGGATAACTCATGA